The following are from one region of the Geoalkalibacter subterraneus genome:
- a CDS encoding tetratricopeptide repeat protein gives MVLSRLFGKKDPFSKLQKAYNEKRWADCLRLGEQVDLSNLDKTQAAEASGMLDRAGDALCRLNTDEGAACLRTGDLQKAREHFELAQKQARSEEMRHKVEGLLAGADWDEEPQPAAAAGGCAGGSCGTHAGEAVEQGEPQELDEDSHLELILSSYPAELIERYLEKSAVFRQAFLAAHDGRDQESLDGFDQVDEAERDELYFYERGLVRDRLGDFPGANRDLKKARSLSENHGQALVSLIALHWRNGEHDEVETLAHQGIESGIAAGFCLGRMAALRLSQERLEEALEFGRRAMSQGAVDLETTLVTAAALEKSGRLDEAENVLASISTGGCGGGRQVSPYLAEFWLRHGRNMDKAIDAFNQAARTEPGNPRWIFRVGEAYLAKGWKKEGRTLLERALLQPSLDPQLAAQGKKYLSDD, from the coding sequence ATGGTTTTATCGCGTCTTTTCGGCAAAAAAGATCCCTTTTCCAAACTGCAGAAAGCCTACAACGAGAAGCGCTGGGCCGATTGCCTCAGGCTGGGCGAACAGGTCGATCTCTCAAATCTCGATAAAACACAGGCCGCTGAAGCGTCAGGCATGCTCGACAGAGCCGGCGATGCACTTTGCCGGCTCAATACTGATGAAGGTGCGGCCTGCCTGAGGACCGGTGATCTCCAAAAAGCGCGGGAACATTTCGAGCTGGCGCAGAAACAGGCACGCAGCGAAGAGATGCGGCACAAGGTTGAAGGTCTTCTGGCTGGAGCTGACTGGGATGAAGAGCCCCAGCCTGCTGCCGCAGCAGGTGGGTGCGCGGGCGGCAGCTGTGGTACGCATGCCGGAGAGGCAGTGGAACAGGGTGAACCCCAGGAGCTCGACGAAGATTCTCACCTTGAACTCATCCTGTCTTCCTATCCCGCCGAACTGATTGAGCGCTACCTCGAAAAATCAGCCGTTTTCCGTCAGGCGTTTCTTGCCGCCCATGACGGGCGGGACCAGGAGTCTCTCGATGGCTTTGACCAGGTGGATGAGGCCGAGCGGGACGAACTCTATTTTTATGAGCGTGGTCTGGTCAGGGACCGCCTGGGGGATTTCCCCGGCGCGAATCGCGATTTAAAAAAGGCGCGTTCTCTCAGCGAAAATCATGGTCAGGCTCTGGTCAGCCTTATTGCCCTTCATTGGCGAAACGGCGAGCATGATGAGGTTGAAACGCTCGCCCATCAAGGCATTGAATCAGGAATCGCAGCGGGCTTTTGTTTGGGGCGCATGGCTGCGCTGCGACTGAGCCAGGAGCGACTTGAAGAAGCGCTCGAATTTGGTCGTCGGGCCATGTCGCAGGGAGCGGTCGATCTTGAAACGACTCTGGTCACTGCTGCGGCGCTTGAGAAATCGGGGAGACTCGATGAGGCGGAGAATGTTCTCGCGTCTATCAGCACGGGGGGCTGCGGAGGGGGCCGTCAGGTTTCGCCCTACCTGGCTGAGTTCTGGCTGCGGCATGGACGCAACATGGATAAGGCGATCGACGCCTTCAATCAGGCCGCACGAACTGAGCCGGGAAATCCGCGCTGGATTTTTCGGGTAGGCGAAGCCTATCTGGCCAAGGGGTGGAAGAAGGAAGGGCGGACTCTGCTGGAAAGGGCGCTTCTCCAGCCTTCCCTCGATCCGCAATTGGCGGCGCAGGGTAAAAAGTATCTCAGTGATGATTGA